A section of the Pochonia chlamydosporia 170 chromosome 2, whole genome shotgun sequence genome encodes:
- a CDS encoding arrestin (similar to Cordyceps militaris CM01 XP_006669953.1) has translation MVAGTGAGAALAGVRTNKNPVSQKPNIQVKIDRHFNSKVYTSGSTISGQAVVKTQKDTQFDDFDIIFSGIAATRLDFVQQYPSHSFRPFMKLRMPIDRSTLPDSHVFEAGKTYTIPFNFVVPHHLTIGACNHHCSSPAVRDQHLRLPPTVGFWEGDDQAPEMAQIEYSIKARAYRRAAEGGDAPNKIMEGYHILKVLPALPEDAPLDITFRDERYNLSKTKTIRKNLFSAKAGKLTATANQPSAVMLSADGHRASGSIARINLEFAPTATETAPPKINSVSGKIVTSTFFGAAPTDLLPNLGSRATYTANPSLSYTVSNNVFNNKTVEKLAWQMRNVSGRRDSGYSSLGNADEDQSETDSSDDATKKSKSCPIRHNATLDVPFSIPMSKKVFLPSFHSCLISRTYTLHLNLSVGPTNTALSLAIPLQIGVETIYEPQDGELPSFESVMAEDEQAASDGQLNARAIQFPELMEHTNSMLPGYEEISRRTVRVA, from the coding sequence ATGGTTGCGGGAACGGGAGCTGGTGCAGCTCTAGCAGGAGTTCGTACTAACAAGAACCCTGTGAGCCAGAAGCCCAACATTCAAGTCAAGATTGACAGACACTTCAATTCCAAGGTCTACACCTCTGGATCTACTATTTCTGGCCAGGCCGttgtcaagactcaaaagGATACTCAGtttgatgactttgacatcATCTTCTCTGGCATTGCTGCCACTCGCCTGGACTTTGTTCAACAATACCCTTCACACTCATTCCGCCCCTTTATGAAGCTGCGCATGCCCATCGACAGATCTACTCTTCCAGACAGCCACGTCTTTGAAGCCGGCAAGACATACACGATTCCCTTCAACTTTGTCGTGCCTCATCATCTCACTATTGGAGCTTGCAATCACCACTGCTCTTCACCTGCGGTGAGAGACCAGCACTTGCGTTTGCCACCCACGGTTGGTTTCTGGGAAGGTGATGATCAGGCTCCGGAGATGGCGCAAATCGAGTATTCGATCAAGGCCAGAGCCTATCGCAGAGCGGCTGAAGGAGGTGATGCACCTAACAAGATCATGGAAGGCTATCATATTCTGAAGGTGCTGCCAGCTCTGCCTGAAGATGCGCCATTGGACATTACCTTTCGAGATGAGCGCTACAACTtgtccaagaccaagacgatCCGCAAGAACCTCTTTTCTGCCAAAGCTGGGAAACTCACGGCCACTGCCAATCAACCCAGCGCGGTGATGCTGTCTGCGGACGGACATCGCGCATCCGGCTCGATTGCTCGAATCAATCTCGAGTTTGCTCCTACTGCGACCGAGACTGCTCCTCCCAAGATCAACTCTGTCTCTGGCAAGATTGTGACGTCCACCTTTTTCGGTGCAGCTCCTACGGATCTTCTCCCTAACCTGGGAAGCCGGGCCACGTATACTGCCAACCCATCCCTCAGCTACACGGTGTCCAACAATGtcttcaacaacaagacAGTGGAGAAGCTGGCGTGGCAGATGCGCAATGTTTCAGGACGTCGAGACTCCGGATACTCCAGCTTGGGAAACGCTGATGAGGACCAGTCAGAGACTGACAGCTCTGATGACGcgaccaagaagagcaagagctgCCCGATTCGTCACAATGCCACTTTGGACGTCCCGTTCAGCATTCCCATGTCGAAGAAGGTTTTCTTGCCCTCGTTCCACTCATGCTTGATTTCTCGCACCTACACTCTGCATCTCAACCTGTCGGTTGGCCCTACCAATACCGCACTGTCGCTGGCGATTCCCCTGCAGATTGGTGTTGAGACGATTTATGAGCCCCAGGACGGTGAACTGCCCAGCTTCGAAAGTGTCATGGCCGAGGATGAGCAAGCCGCTTCGGATGGCCAGCTTAACGCTCGTGCCATACAATTCCCCGAGCTGATGGAGCATACGAACAGCATGCTTCCCGGGTACGAAGAAATCAGCAGACGAACAGTTCGCGTTGCGTGA
- a CDS encoding glucan 1,3-beta-glucosidase (similar to Metarhizium robertsii ARSEF 23 XP_007817358.1), which translates to MPSRLLTLATAVSGAAAAFQGFNYGSTFTDGRPKSQTDFENEFKTAAGLEGTNGGFTSARLYTMVQGGTGSDPISAIPAAIKTKTSLLLGLWASAGQASFNNELSALKKTIDSYCGQLDGLVAGISVGSEDLYRISPIGQAASPDPGASPTQLVNYIKEVRNTLKGSCLEKTPIGHVDTWTAYVNETNKPVIDAIDFIGMDAYPYYENTKPNGLENAVKLFQAAIDNTKSTSGGKPIWITETGWPTSGPKDGSAVPGLDAAQTFWREVGCPMFGVTNVWWFTFQDGAPTVPSPAFGVIGSTLTTKPLYDLSCDGYKNKPSTSQPVSSKTSAQSQDPPATSQTQKPTTSVPVVSQPTTQSTTQETEAPGNTTQGQSTAAPVTTLSTGTGGGGVVSTINGGTTFIPPGTSTGTGSQPTVPPNAGSKLNAFAGVAAGVVMAVAAL; encoded by the coding sequence ATGCCCTCCCGCCTCCTCACCTTGGCTACCGCCGTCTCTGgcgctgccgctgccttcCAAGGCTTCAACTACGGTTCTACCTTCACCGACGGCAGACCAAAGTCGCAGACCGACTTTGAGAATGAATTCAAGACGGCGGCCGGCCTAGAAGGCACCAACGGCGGCTTCACCAGCGCTCGTCTGTACACCATGGTTCAAGGCGGCACCGGCAGCGATCCCATCTCTGCTATCCCGGCTGccatcaagaccaagaccagcctgcttcttggtctCTGGGCCTCTGCCGGCCAGGCCTCATTCAACAATGAACTCTCTGCCCTGAAGAAGACCATCGACTCATACTGCGGTCAGTTGGACGGCCTCGTGGCCGGCATCTCAGTCGGTTCAGAAGACTTGTACCGTATCTCACCCATCGGTCAGGCTGCTTCACCTGACCCCGGTGCCTCCCCCACCCAACTGGTAAACTACATCAAGGAAGTGCGCAATACCCTCAAGGGTTCGTGCCTGGAGAAGACCCCCATTGGCCACGTCGACACCTGGACCGCCTACGTCAACGAGACGAACAAGCCTGTcatcgatgccattgactttATTGGCATGGACGCCTACCCGTACTATGAAAACACCAAGCCCAACGGCCTGGAGAATGCCGTCAAGCTCTTCCAGGCTGCTatcgacaacaccaagagcacATCGGGCGGCAAGCCCATCTGGATCACCGAGACTGGCTGGCCTACCAGCGGTCCCAAGGACGGCTCTGCAGTCCCCGGCCTTGACGCTGCACAGACTTTCTGGCGCGAAGTCGGCTGCCCTATGTTTGGTGTCAcgaatgtctggtggtttaCTTTCCAGGATGGCGCTCCTACTGTTCCCAGCCCTGCGTTTGGCGTCATTGGCTCTACGTTGACAACCAAGCCTTTGTATGATCTTTCTTGCGATGGATACAAGAACAAGCCTTCTACCAGCCAGCCTGTGAGCTCCAAGACGTCGGCTCAGAGCCAGGATCCTCCTGCCACTTCTCAGACCCAGAAGCCAACTACTTCTGTGCCTGTTGTATCCCAGCCCACCACCCAGTCTACCACCCAGGAGACTGAAGCACCCGGCAACACTACACAGGGCCAATCTACCGCCGCGCCAGTAACTACCCTGAGCACCGGCacgggtggtggtggtgtcgtCAGCACCATCAATGGCGGTACCACGTTCATTCCTCCCGGTACTTCTACCGGAACCGGCAGCCAGCCTACTGTTCCTCCCAACGCGGGTAGCAAGCTGAATGCTTTTGCCGGTGTTGCGGCCGGTGTGGtcatggctgttgctgctttgtAA
- a CDS encoding multispanning membrane protein (similar to Neosartorya fischeri NRRL 181 XP_001258483.1) produces the protein MVWIKRTGLSSLLSLALLCPVDGFYIPGWSIKSYKEEQQIPLMVNKVYSDNTQLQYAYYDLPFVCPPTGQHKSAGGLLSGQSIPLNLGEVLRGDRIMASDIELAMQRDKPCNVLCTRDISSGDLQRAKELVKDGYVAEWIVDNLPGATSFVTVDKTKKYYAAGFKLGYTEFSPSTGKAHYFLHNHHTIVIRYRKASGRAGARGEKIIVGFEVYPKSIGNSNRRDTKGCPIDLQNVDQPFELHMTPNKTIGSVAPRHTDSSYQPAATEGDDSAEGMLSVPYTYSVYFREDDTIDWSHRWDLYFVNQEEGSRIHWLAIVNSLIICGLLTGIVMIILAKTIRTDIKGYKDALAEDGKLRLKRKNRSGNRTPKEKPGLLDQGDDVDNDADVSSDDEALEDVTGWKLLHADVFRTPRFGSLLAPLIGSGMQLVFMAVGLVVLSALGVLNPSFRGGFISVGVGLFIFAGLFSGYFSARVFKSFDGKDYRANALVTALLFPGLAFALVFILNLFVWAQASSTAIPFGTLIAIVFLWLCVQVPLVLAGSYYGFLRAGAWEHPTRTTTIARQVPQQAWYIKSMQSILLAGLIPFAVIFIELLFVFQSMWQDKSGYYYVFGFLAVVSIILVVTIAEVTVVTVYIQLCSENYHWWWQSFFVGGGSALWVFAYSVWYYFFKLHITGFVSSLLFFTYSFMACCVYGLLTGTIGFLSAYAFVRRIYGAIKVD, from the exons ATGGTTTGGATAAAGAGAACGGGCCTGAGCAGCTTGCTGTCCTTGGCACTGCTTTGTCCCGTAGACGGCTTTTACATTCCTG GATGGTCAATCAAGAGCTACAAGGAAGAACAGCAAATCCCTCTCATGGTCAACAAGGTCTACTCGGATAACACCCAACTCCAATATGCATACTACGATCTACCCTTTGTCTGCCCACCTACCGGGCAACACAAGTCTGCCGGCGGGCTCTTAAGCGGGCAGAGCATCCCTCTCAACCTGGGCGAGGTCTTACGAGGCGATCGAATCATGGCTTCGGACATCGAACTTGCCATGCAAAGGGACAAGCCATGCAATGTCCTCTGCACCAGGGACATTTCAAGCGGCGACCTCCAACGTGCTAAGGAATTAGTGAAAGATGGTTACGTGGCTGAGTGGATTGTGGACAATTTACCTGGAGCAACAAGCTTTGTGACAGtggacaagaccaagaagtACTATGCTGCTGGGTTCAAGCTTGGCTACACAGAATTCTCTCCTAGCACGGGCAAGGCACACTACTTTCTGCATAACCACCACACTATTGTGATTCGATATCGCAAGGCTTCAGGACGAGCGGGTGCCAGAGGGGAGAAGATCATTGTCGGGTTCGAAGTCTACCCCAAGAGTATTGGAAACAGCAACAGACGAGACACCAAGGGATGTCCTATTGATTTGCAAAACGTGGACCAGCCATTTGAGCTTCACATGACTCCCAACAAGACGATTGGTTCCGTCGCGCCGAGACATACCGATTCATCTTATCAGCCTGCGGCAACTGAGGGCGACGATAGTGCCGAGGGGATGCTGAGTGTTCCCTATACATACTCGGTCTATTTCCGAGAAGACGACACAATTGACTGGTCGCACCGATGGGATCTGTATTTTGTGAACCAGGAAGAGGGCTCGCGTATTCACTGGCTCGCTATTGTGAACTCGCTCATTATTTGCGGCTTGTTGACCGGTATTGTGATGATTATTCTGGCAAAGACGATTCGCACCGATATCAAGGGATACAAGGATGCCCTGGCCGAAGACGGAAAATTAAGATTAAAACGAAAGAATCGATCCGGTAACCGTACACCCAAGGAGAAGCCCGGCTTGCTGGATCAGGGCGACGATGTAGACAATGACGCCGATGTCTCttccgacgacgaagctCTCGAGGACGTGACAGGATGGAAACTTCTCCACGCCGACGTGTTTAGGACTCCGCGATTCGGCAGCCTCTTGGCACCGCTCATCGGTTCGGGTATGCAGCTCGTGTTCATGGCTGTGGGACTGGTTGTGTTGAGCGCGCTCGGCGTATTGAATCCCAGCTTCCGTGGCGGCTTCATCAGTGTGGGCGTTGGTCTGTTCATTTTTGCTGGTCTTTTCTCAGGCTACTTTTCCGCTCGCGTGTTTAAGAGTTTTGACGGCAAGGACTACAGGGCCAACGCATTGGTCACGGCTCTCTTGTTCCCCGGCCTTGCTTTTGCCCTGGTGTTCATTCTCAACCTGTTTGTATGGGCGCAGGCTTCGAGTACGGCTATTCCTTTTGGAACTTTGATCGCCATTGTCTTCCTGTGGCTGTGCGTACAGGTCCCTCTTGTCCTGGCAGGCTCGTACTATGGTTTCCTAAGAGCCGGTGCTTGGGAGCATCCTACCCGAACAACGACCATTGCCCGCCAAGTGCCACAGCAGGCATGGTATATCAAGTCAATGCAGTCGATTCTTCTGGCTGGACTCATACCGTTCGCTGTCATATTTATTGAGCTGCTATTTGTGTTCCAGTCTATGTGGCAGGACAAGAGCGGCTATTACTACGTGTTTGGATTTTTGGCGGTTGTGTCGATCATCTTGGTGGTGACAATTGCCGAAGTGACGGTTGTGACGGTCTATATTCAACTGTGCTCTGAAAATTATCACTGGTGGTGGCAGTCATtctttgttggcggcggcagcgcCCTGTGGGTGTTTGCCTACAGCGTCTGGTATTACTTCTTCAAGTTACACATTACCGGATTTGTGAGCAGCTTGCTATTCTTCACATACAGCTTCATGGCTTGCTGTGTTTATGGGCTTTTGACAGGAACCATTGGATTCCTGAGCGCCTATGCATTCGTTCGAAGAATCTATGG GGCTATCAAGGTCGATTAA
- a CDS encoding aromatic-L-amino-acid decarboxylase (similar to Pyrenophora tritici-repentis Pt-1C-BFP XP_001940284.1): protein MDINEFRTAAKTAIDEIADYHENVASKRVVSDVQPGYLRPLLPHSAPLDPEPFDAIRADIQDKIMPGITHWSSPGFMAFFPCSSSYPAAIAEMYSNAFNGAHFNWICSPAVTELETIVLDWVAQALGLPECYTSGGSTHGGGVLHGTASEAILTVMVGARDKYLTAKIAHLPDGEEKEEETWRLRSKLVALGSAGAHSSTKKAAQVLGVRFATVPVYEEDGFAMKGEHLAKTLDELKAKGLEPFYLTTTMGTTDVCAVDDFASIATTLQDRIAAGATEIFVHVDAAYAGSALLLPENQHLTQPFTHFHSFNFNPHKWMLTTFDCSATFVRSRADLITALSIKPPYLRNQFSDNELVTDYRDWQIPLGRRFRSLKLWFVLRSYGIRGLQAHIRNGVSLGESLEAKLRSRTDLFTVFTPARFALVSLRVNGKDEEDVNRRTEEVYERINASGEFYLTSTVVADKFAIRVGTGVAAVREEHVQKVFDALVREAERL, encoded by the exons atggatatcaacgAGTTTAGAACGGCGGCCAAGACGGCCATTGACGAGA TCGCCGACTATCACGAAAATGTCGCCTCAAAGCGAGTCGTCTCCGACGTCCAACCCGGCTATCTACGCCCATTGCTGCCTCACTCCGCGCCCTTAGATCCAGAGCCATTCGACGCCATCCGCGCCGACATCCAAGACAAGATCATGCCCGGCATCACACACTGGTCCAGTCCCGGATTCATGGCCTTCTTCCCCTGCTCGAGCAGCTATCCCGCCGCCATTGCGGAGATGTACTCGAATGCCTTCAACGGCGCGCACTTCAACTGGATCTGCAGCCCTGCCGTGACGGAGCTCGAAACCATTGTGCTCGACTGGGTCGCCCAGGCTCTCGGTCTACCCGAATGCTACACCTCCGGTGGCAGCACCCACGGCGGCGGTGTCCTCCACGGCACGGCCAGCGAGGCCATCCTGACAGTCATGGTTGGCGCGCGAGACAAATACCTCACCGCAAAGATAGCCCACCTCCCTGACGGTGAGgaaaaggaggaggaaacaTGGCGACTGCGAAGTAAACTCGTTGCTCTCGGCAGCGCAGGCGCCCACTCGAGCACCAAGAAGGCCGCGCAGGTGCTGGGCGTGCGATTCGCAACCGTCCCAGTCTACGAGGAGGACGGGTTCGCCATGAAGGGCGAGCACTTAGCCAAGACGCTCGACGAGCTCAAAGCCAAGGGTCTCGAGCCCTTCtacctcaccaccaccatgggcACAACGGACGTCTGCGCCGTCGACGACTTTGCCAGCATCGCCACCACTCTCCAGGACAGAATCGCCGCGGGAGCAACCGAGATATTCGTCCACGTGGATGCTGCGTACGCGGGATCtgcgctcctcctccccgAGAACCAGCACCTCACGCAGCCCTTTACGCACTTCCactccttcaacttcaacccgCACAAGTGGATGCTCACAACGTTCGACTGCAGCGCCACCTTTGTCCGCTCGAGAGCCGACCTCATCACCGCGCTGAGCATCAAGCCCCCCTACCTGCGGAACCAGTTCTCCGACAACGAGCTCGTCACCGACTACAGGGACTGGCAGATTCCGCTGGGCCGGCGCTTCCGCTCCCTCAAGCTGTGGTTCGTCCTCCGCAGCTACGGCATCCGTGGTCTGCAGGCGCATATCCGCAACGGTGTCTCCCTGGGTGAGAGTCTGGAAGCGAAGCTGAGGAGCAGAACGGATTTGTTCACGGTGTTTACGCCCGCGCGGTTTGCGCTCGTGTCGCTGAGGGTGAATGGtaaggatgaggaggatgtgaaTCGGCGGACGGAGGAGGTGTACGAGCGGATTAATGCCTCGGGGGAGTTCTACCTCACGAGCACGGTTGTTGCGGATAAGTTTGCGATTCGGGTTGGCACGGGGGTTGCGGCCGTGAGGGAGGAGCATGTGCAGAAGGTGTTTGATGCGTTGGTCAGAGAGGCGGAGAGGCTGTAG
- a CDS encoding imidazoleglycerol-phosphate dehydratase (similar to Coccidioides immitis RS XP_001246369.1), translating to MTRLAALWLVLLLTCVFAAPQNVTGEHALQAMSLDDLDTQLQTCPIVQQLSAVKHAHHAAAPSSFTTRAFAVLFPGSPAVNALLATLYISGPPNFLLALCPTNIDPSSLSVMVAFAVGGLLGDTLFHLLPEIFLGEDEADRARFVLVEPNRNLVLGLAILVGFMTFVAMDKGLRIATGGAGHDHSHGHAHGGDAKAVATGADTGNGEVRSRKKGKGKKEVVQEEKEINPSVKLGGYLNLIADFTHNITDGLAMSASFYASPTIGATTTVAVFFHEIPHEVGDFALLVQSGFSKRAAMASQFVTALGALMGTLIGIAIQEFGGGNTDGEASMARNAGLWGTSLTWGDMLLPFTAGTFLYVGTVAVIPELLETGPNKMQELRKTLVQFSAVAVGAGIMLYISWHD from the exons ATGACGCGTCTAGCAGCTCTATGGCTGGTCCTCCTACTAACATGCGTGTTTGCCGCGCCTCAAAACGTCACTGGCGAACATGCCCTCCAGGCAATGAGCCTAGATGACCTCGACACCCAGCTCCAA ACATGCCCAATTGTGCAGCAACTCTCGGCAGTTAAGCATGCGCACCACGCTGCGGCACCCTCGTCCTTCACGACACGCGCTTTCGCGGTCCTCTTTCCTGGTTCGCCCGCTGTGAACGCCCTCCTCGCGACGTTGTATATTTCTGGCCCGCCCAACTTTCTGCTGGCCTTGTGTCCGACGAATATCGATCCCTCGTCGCTGAGTGTCATGGTTGCCTTTGCGGTGGGAGGGCTGCTGGGCGACACGCTGTTCCACTTGCTGCCGGAAATATTCTTGGGCGAGGATGAGGCTGACAGAGCGAGGTTTGTGCTTGTTGAGCCGAATCGGAATCTGGTGCTCGGGCTGGCTATCTTGGTTGGGTTTATGACGTTTGTGGCTATGGATAAGGGTTTGAGGATTGCTACGGGTGGTGCTGGGCATGATCATTCCCATGGTCATGCGCATGGAGGTGATGCGAAGGCCGTTGCGACTGGTGCCGATACTGGGAATGGTGAGGTGAGGTCCaggaagaaggggaagggTAAGAAGGAGGTTGTgcaggaggagaaggagattaATCCGAGTGTTAAGCTTGGTGGCTATCTCAACTTGAT TGCCGACTTCACACACAACATTACCGATGGTCTCGCCATGTCGGCCAGTTTCTACGCATCGCCAACGATTGGCGCTACCACCACCGTGGCCGTGTTTTTCCACGAAATTCCCCATGAAGTGGGCGACTTTGCGCTCCTCGTTCAGTCTGGCTTCTCCAAGCgggcggccatggcatcgcAATTCGTTACGGCACTGGGTGCACTGATGGGCACGCTCATTGGTATCGCTATTCAGGAGTTTGGTGGCGGTAATACTGATGGTGAAGCTTCTATGGCACGCAACGCTGGATTATGGggaacaagtctg ACGTGGGGTGACATGCTGCTCCCTTTTACCGCCGGTACATTCCTCTATGTTGGAACCGTGGCCGTGATTCCCGAGCTGCTGGAGACGGGCCCGAACAAGATGCAGGAGCTTCGGAAGACGCTGGTTCAATTCTCTGCCGTTGCGGTCGGTGCGGGTATCATGCTGTATATTTCGTGGCATGACTGA